In one Lolium rigidum isolate FL_2022 chromosome 3, APGP_CSIRO_Lrig_0.1, whole genome shotgun sequence genomic region, the following are encoded:
- the LOC124702958 gene encoding protein EGG APPARATUS-1-like: MGVPAGFIFGAAAAAVIAVGAYMFFWPASAAVAMMKAPGSGGLLISRLAFEANPQRYYYLLRTAGAAVAAAAFAP; encoded by the coding sequence ATGGGGGTTCCCGCGGGTTTCATCTTCGGCGCAGCCGCGGCCGCGGTGATCGCCGTGGGAGCGTACATGTTCTTCTGGCCGGCATCGGCGGCCGTGGCCATGATGAAGGCCCCCGGATCCGGAGGGCTGCTGATTTCCCGCCTGGCGTTCGAGGCCAACCCGCAGCGCTACTACTATCTCCTCCGCACCGCCGGTGCCGCGGTGGCTGCTGCCGCTTTCGCTCCGTGA